From one Candidatus Zixiibacteriota bacterium genomic stretch:
- a CDS encoding asparaginase: protein MEPAVKVYRGRALEAVHYASVAVVDKDGNLTHYLGDPDVVFMTRSSIKPFQLIALVRSGGADKFGFSPEQLSIMCGSHAGTDKHREVVLSNLAKAGNSVENLQCGTHRPIWMEVDNVYPQGGEDKDPARHNCSGKHSGFLALARFVGDPIEDYLKPDSKTQQLVREALVEYCEYDAQPLPCGVDGCSAPNYPLPLKNLALGFKKLANGEGKDEKTRAAMKRIKEAMTVFPFMVSGEKRFDYDIKRSFPGNAVSKIGAEAIQGVGFSEPAMGIAVKVSDGNFRALEPIMIEVFKQLGILRDVAEKPFLKRYEHPEIRNQRDILTGYIEVEFKLKKC from the coding sequence ATGGAACCAGCAGTAAAAGTGTACAGGGGCAGAGCGCTTGAGGCGGTGCATTATGCCTCGGTGGCGGTGGTCGATAAAGACGGCAACCTGACGCATTATCTGGGTGACCCGGATGTTGTGTTCATGACGCGATCATCGATCAAGCCGTTTCAATTGATCGCCCTGGTGCGATCGGGTGGGGCCGATAAGTTCGGGTTTTCGCCGGAGCAGCTTTCGATCATGTGCGGATCGCACGCCGGCACGGATAAGCACCGGGAGGTGGTGCTTTCGAATCTCGCGAAGGCGGGCAACAGTGTGGAGAATCTTCAGTGTGGGACGCATCGGCCGATCTGGATGGAGGTTGACAATGTCTATCCGCAAGGCGGAGAGGACAAAGACCCGGCGCGGCACAATTGTTCGGGGAAGCATTCGGGGTTTCTGGCGCTGGCGCGTTTTGTTGGCGACCCGATCGAGGATTACCTGAAGCCCGACAGCAAAACGCAACAGTTGGTGCGCGAGGCGCTGGTAGAGTACTGCGAGTATGACGCTCAGCCGTTGCCGTGCGGGGTTGATGGATGTTCGGCGCCGAATTATCCGCTTCCGCTGAAGAACCTCGCGCTGGGATTCAAAAAGCTGGCCAACGGTGAGGGCAAAGATGAGAAGACACGAGCGGCGATGAAGCGGATCAAGGAGGCGATGACGGTTTTTCCGTTCATGGTGTCCGGGGAGAAACGGTTCGACTATGATATCAAGCGGAGTTTTCCGGGCAACGCGGTGTCGAAGATCGGCGCGGAAGCGATTCAGGGAGTGGGATTTTCGGAGCCGGCGATGGGGATTGCGGTGAAGGTGTCGGATGGGAATTTCCGGGCGCTGGAACCAATCATGATCGAGGTCTTCAAGCAGCTTGGGATTTTACGAGATGTTGCCGAGAAGCCGTTTTTGAAGCGGTATGAACATCCGGAAATCCGCAACCAACGGGATATTTTGACCGGGTATATCGAGGTTGAGTTTAAGTTGAAAAAATGTTGA
- a CDS encoding tryptophanase, with protein sequence MKDRRQPTEPYRIKSVEPIKLLGRTERERKIAGAHYNIFKIDAEDIYIDLLTDSGTAAMSNKQWAALMMGDESYAGARSFRRFEEVVKSIFRKKFVIPCHQGRSAENLMFSTILKPGQFVLNNTHFDTTRGNTEHKGGVAVDLPCPEADAPVPMPFKGDMDTEKLEAFIREHGVENIPMVLMTITNNSVGGQPVSMKNIKAVSSICKKYKLPFFFDCARFAENCYFIRRDEPGYEDKSIEEIAHEMFEQCDGVMMSAKKDALANIGGFIALNDEDLYRRVTDLMILVEGFPTYGGLAGRDLEVLAVGLQEVLGLDYLHHRVEQVRYFGECLKEAGMPIVEPTGGHAVFVDAGRLLKHIPAGQFPGQSLTVAFYVEGGIRAVEIGSLMFGGVDPETGKEMKAPRELVRMALPRRVYTNSHLDYIAEIAERIVAGKDTLTGYRISYQSRFLRHFTCELEAITSENVEVNS encoded by the coding sequence GTGAAAGACCGTCGCCAACCCACCGAACCATATCGTATTAAATCCGTAGAGCCGATTAAGCTACTCGGCCGCACCGAGCGCGAGCGCAAGATCGCCGGGGCGCATTACAATATTTTCAAGATAGACGCCGAGGATATTTATATCGACCTGTTGACCGACTCCGGGACAGCCGCGATGTCCAACAAGCAGTGGGCCGCCCTGATGATGGGGGATGAGTCTTACGCCGGGGCGCGGTCGTTTCGCAGGTTCGAGGAAGTGGTAAAAAGCATATTCCGCAAGAAATTCGTTATTCCCTGCCATCAGGGGAGATCGGCTGAGAATCTGATGTTCAGTACGATCCTCAAGCCGGGCCAGTTCGTGCTCAATAACACCCATTTCGATACCACCCGCGGCAATACCGAGCACAAGGGGGGAGTGGCGGTGGATCTTCCTTGTCCGGAGGCGGACGCGCCGGTGCCAATGCCTTTCAAGGGGGACATGGACACGGAGAAGCTTGAGGCTTTTATCCGTGAGCACGGGGTGGAGAATATCCCGATGGTGCTGATGACGATCACCAATAATTCGGTGGGTGGTCAGCCGGTGTCGATGAAAAATATCAAAGCGGTATCATCTATTTGTAAAAAGTATAAGCTGCCGTTTTTCTTCGATTGCGCGCGTTTCGCCGAGAATTGCTATTTCATTCGCCGGGATGAGCCGGGGTATGAGGATAAGTCGATCGAAGAGATTGCGCACGAGATGTTCGAGCAGTGCGACGGGGTGATGATGTCGGCCAAGAAAGACGCGCTGGCGAATATTGGCGGGTTTATCGCGCTCAATGATGAGGATCTCTATCGCAGGGTGACGGATCTGATGATCCTGGTGGAAGGTTTTCCGACTTACGGCGGTCTGGCCGGCCGGGACCTCGAGGTACTGGCGGTGGGTCTTCAGGAAGTTCTGGGGTTGGATTATCTTCATCATCGTGTCGAGCAGGTGCGGTATTTCGGCGAGTGCCTTAAAGAGGCGGGTATGCCGATTGTGGAGCCGACCGGCGGGCATGCGGTGTTTGTCGATGCCGGGCGGCTTTTGAAGCATATACCGGCGGGTCAGTTTCCGGGGCAGTCGCTGACGGTTGCTTTTTATGTCGAGGGGGGGATCAGAGCCGTTGAGATCGGATCACTAATGTTTGGCGGAGTCGATCCGGAGACGGGAAAGGAAATGAAAGCTCCTCGCGAGCTGGTGAGGATGGCGCTTCCGCGCCGGGTGTACACCAATTCGCATCTTGATTATATAGCCGAAATCGCCGAACGCATTGTGGCGGGCAAGGACACTCTGACGGGATACAGGATCAGTTATCAGTCGAGGTTCCTGCGTCATTTTACATGTGAGCTCGAGGCGATTACTTCGGAAAATGTCGAGGTTAATTCCTGA
- the porU gene encoding type IX secretion system sortase PorU: protein MELYITDFLRRIVPLRAGAGFFPAIAALIFLCLSTAISFAATKSEVRTISSTSSGFHFELPIESEKLSWFVDGDSLVNGYVSVVIGLPYGASPQVSLVSTGQAIPFRSQRVAAGDLSRVVHQVVEISDPRTFRGRQLVTVRIFPLSQGNYFDRVEVRVDFTGGSVAGVAPSDDPVFDKMFRAVVVNYDEFRTWPTAPLPVAKPSAALAGPFGQDGQWLKIAVNQTGLYKITAAQLQAAGVSLTNLASSDIHLYTGGGLPLPVENEIDRPVLTEIRVDMYDGGDGEFGSSDFFLFFGEGQDRWVYSAGDAAEFVHNPYTDRNIYWLHLTSSSIGKRMAAQTAALSGEAIDTHRRYVHVEQSNYLRRYDDGHINDYYNWYWSNLEDVSLYVSTPDIVSGDTAEVRVAALTASPYVDLTVNGTPAALDYASSVECRFSTMAFYSGSNQLNLHLYPPSNAPSYLDYVEVSYTSANAPAADRLDLTLGVYDGSYQVEVLNEFSDWPEILDVTDPYNPQRVAATASGGMLRFGLEGNGVDFRRFYLTPIGAALAPLSIEAADPADLYVTDRQVDLFVVAPRVFAGALEDYVQYREEDGYSISLASVEDIMDNFAYGLYDPIAIRDFLKFAYENYPSPAPSAVLFVGDGNYDFMDYLSTGVPNFVPPCLHRLDQSASDDNYVYFGAYGILDSDTSYALDGIGFDMITARWPVKSISELSSVVDKIRSYESSSHFGIWRNNITLVADDEYSGGGVTTETIHTIQAEELADYHIPRQFNCDKVYLWDYPFVGNRKPEVNAAIVKAINDGTLIVNYIGHGNPDVWSHEAVFTRTDDLPRLSNPENLPLVFAASCAIGFFDDPEREGMAEDFLALAGRGAIGVISATRLVYSSANADFNQTVYDVLLNNDSLSICEAMYAAKLIRQYSSAVPTPVTNDRKYLFFGGPFVKLAVPRLEVEFAEVPDSLTALGLTRITGRVVDIDDSTYARDGVLSVNVYDSEREMVHRIVNSSGVVTQTVEYSVTGPTIYRGSATIAQGEFEFSFLPPLDIGYGGEGAKISVYARFDGIDAAGIADSIAVSDTIASLVDSAGPVIEVAFVGRSNFASGDYIRADDRMQVTITDSSGINLTGALGHGITLEVDYRSENVVNLTSMFEANQDDYTTGSLIYQLDELSSGDHHFKIKAWDNANNSSNYEFDAEVYAVEELAIRDLLNYPNPMRESTRFSFYLTEAVERFSLEIFTLSGRRIKSFERYSLTPGYYDDIEWYGQDNDGSRVATEVYIYKATAHPANGGEKVETFGKLVVVN, encoded by the coding sequence ATGGAGCTATATATTACTGACTTTCTCCGGAGGATTGTTCCTCTGCGCGCCGGGGCCGGCTTTTTCCCGGCTATCGCAGCCTTGATATTTCTTTGTCTTTCCACCGCAATTTCTTTCGCTGCCACGAAATCCGAGGTAAGAACTATTTCATCGACATCATCCGGTTTTCATTTCGAACTGCCAATCGAATCGGAGAAGCTCAGTTGGTTTGTTGATGGCGATTCGCTGGTGAATGGATATGTGTCGGTGGTAATTGGGTTGCCTTATGGGGCGAGTCCGCAGGTGAGTCTGGTGAGTACCGGTCAGGCGATTCCTTTCAGGAGCCAGAGGGTTGCGGCCGGGGATCTGTCGCGGGTCGTTCACCAGGTTGTTGAGATATCGGATCCTCGCACTTTTAGGGGAAGGCAGTTGGTTACGGTCAGGATCTTTCCGCTGAGTCAGGGCAACTACTTCGACAGGGTGGAGGTTCGGGTTGATTTCACAGGCGGTTCGGTTGCGGGAGTCGCTCCATCCGATGATCCCGTTTTCGATAAGATGTTCAGGGCGGTGGTGGTCAATTATGATGAGTTCAGGACATGGCCAACAGCGCCTCTACCGGTGGCCAAGCCGTCAGCCGCTCTGGCAGGTCCGTTCGGCCAGGATGGGCAGTGGTTGAAGATAGCGGTGAACCAGACAGGGCTTTACAAGATAACGGCCGCACAACTTCAAGCCGCGGGGGTTTCTCTAACAAATCTTGCTTCGAGCGATATTCATCTGTACACCGGCGGCGGTTTGCCTTTGCCAGTTGAGAATGAGATTGACCGCCCCGTACTGACGGAAATTCGGGTCGATATGTATGATGGGGGAGACGGTGAGTTCGGCTCCAGCGATTTCTTTCTGTTTTTTGGAGAGGGGCAGGACAGGTGGGTTTATTCCGCCGGGGATGCAGCCGAGTTCGTTCACAATCCCTATACCGACAGGAATATTTACTGGTTGCATCTAACCTCGAGCAGTATTGGCAAGAGGATGGCCGCGCAGACAGCGGCTCTGAGCGGAGAAGCGATAGATACGCATCGAAGGTACGTTCATGTCGAACAGAGCAATTATTTACGTCGCTATGATGACGGTCATATCAATGATTATTATAACTGGTACTGGTCTAATCTCGAGGATGTTTCGCTGTATGTGTCAACGCCGGACATTGTATCCGGCGACACGGCCGAGGTAAGAGTGGCGGCGCTGACGGCATCGCCGTATGTTGACCTGACTGTAAACGGCACGCCGGCAGCGTTGGACTACGCGTCTTCGGTTGAATGCAGATTTTCCACGATGGCGTTTTACAGCGGTTCGAATCAATTGAATCTTCATCTCTATCCTCCGAGCAATGCTCCGTCATACCTTGACTACGTGGAGGTATCCTATACCAGCGCCAATGCCCCGGCCGCCGACCGTCTCGACTTGACCCTCGGTGTTTATGACGGTTCGTATCAGGTGGAAGTATTGAATGAGTTTTCGGACTGGCCGGAGATTCTCGATGTGACAGATCCGTATAATCCGCAGCGGGTGGCCGCGACCGCTTCAGGGGGAATGCTCAGATTTGGTTTAGAGGGCAACGGTGTCGATTTCAGGAGGTTTTACCTGACGCCCATCGGTGCCGCTCTGGCGCCGCTTTCAATCGAGGCGGCGGACCCGGCGGATCTTTATGTCACAGACCGGCAAGTAGACTTGTTTGTCGTGGCGCCCAGAGTGTTTGCCGGGGCGTTGGAAGATTACGTGCAGTATCGTGAAGAGGACGGTTATTCGATCAGTCTCGCGAGCGTTGAGGACATTATGGACAATTTCGCATACGGGTTGTATGATCCGATAGCCATTCGTGATTTCCTCAAGTTTGCCTATGAGAACTATCCGTCGCCGGCTCCATCGGCGGTACTTTTTGTCGGCGACGGCAATTATGATTTTATGGACTATTTGTCCACCGGAGTGCCGAATTTTGTTCCACCCTGTCTGCATCGTCTGGACCAGTCGGCATCGGATGACAACTACGTTTATTTCGGCGCGTATGGGATTCTGGATAGTGATACATCGTACGCGCTCGACGGTATAGGTTTTGATATGATAACGGCGCGCTGGCCGGTGAAGTCGATCAGTGAATTATCATCGGTAGTGGATAAAATTCGCAGCTACGAGTCGTCATCGCATTTCGGAATCTGGCGCAACAATATAACGCTGGTAGCCGATGATGAGTACAGTGGAGGAGGGGTCACGACCGAGACAATTCACACGATCCAGGCTGAGGAGTTGGCCGACTATCACATTCCTCGTCAGTTTAATTGCGACAAAGTCTATTTGTGGGATTATCCGTTTGTCGGCAACCGGAAACCAGAGGTTAACGCGGCGATTGTAAAGGCGATCAACGATGGAACGCTGATCGTGAACTATATCGGGCACGGCAATCCGGATGTCTGGTCGCACGAGGCGGTGTTCACCCGCACGGATGATTTGCCGCGTTTGTCGAACCCGGAGAATTTGCCGCTGGTATTCGCGGCGTCGTGCGCGATCGGTTTCTTCGATGATCCTGAGCGCGAGGGCATGGCGGAGGATTTTCTTGCTCTTGCGGGGCGTGGCGCGATCGGGGTGATTTCGGCCACGCGGCTGGTGTACTCCAGCGCCAATGCCGACTTTAATCAAACGGTCTATGACGTGCTTCTGAATAATGACTCGCTGTCGATTTGCGAAGCGATGTACGCTGCCAAGCTTATTCGTCAGTATAGCAGTGCGGTGCCGACACCGGTGACCAATGATCGCAAATACCTGTTTTTCGGCGGTCCATTCGTGAAGTTGGCGGTGCCGCGGCTGGAAGTAGAGTTTGCGGAGGTTCCGGATAGCCTGACCGCCCTGGGGTTGACGCGCATCACCGGCAGGGTGGTAGATATTGATGATTCCACTTATGCCCGGGATGGAGTTCTGAGCGTGAACGTATACGACTCGGAGCGGGAGATGGTTCACCGGATAGTGAATTCGAGCGGCGTGGTAACTCAGACAGTTGAGTACAGCGTTACCGGGCCAACGATCTATCGCGGCTCGGCGACGATAGCGCAGGGGGAATTCGAGTTCAGCTTTTTGCCGCCGCTGGATATCGGATATGGCGGCGAGGGGGCGAAGATTTCGGTTTATGCCCGGTTTGACGGTATTGACGCGGCGGGAATTGCCGATTCGATCGCGGTTTCGGATACCATTGCTTCCCTTGTGGATTCAGCCGGTCCGGTCATAGAAGTCGCTTTCGTGGGGCGCAGCAATTTCGCCAGCGGGGATTACATAAGGGCCGATGATCGGATGCAGGTCACGATAACGGATTCATCCGGTATTAATCTGACCGGGGCTCTCGGGCACGGGATTACTCTGGAGGTTGACTATCGTTCGGAGAATGTGGTAAATTTAACATCGATGTTCGAGGCGAATCAGGATGATTATACGACTGGTTCTTTGATATATCAATTGGACGAACTTTCCTCCGGGGATCATCATTTCAAAATAAAGGCATGGGATAACGCCAATAACTCGTCGAATTATGAATTTGACGCCGAGGTGTACGCCGTTGAGGAGCTGGCCATACGGGATTTGTTGAATTACCCGAACCCTATGAGAGAATCGACGAGATTTTCATTTTACCTTACCGAAGCGGTGGAGAGGTTTTCTCTTGAGATATTCACTCTGTCGGGCCGCAGAATCAAGAGTTTTGAGAGATATTCTCTGACCCCGGGCTATTATGACGATATAGAATGGTATGGACAAGATAATGATGGCAGTCGCGTGGCGACTGAGGTATATATATACAAGGCGACGGCTCATCCCGCCAATGGCGGCGAGAAGGTCGAGACATTTGGGAAATTAGTGGTAGTGAATTAA
- a CDS encoding PorV/PorQ family protein, with product MKPSKLLTGLIALLMVMAMVSETYADISNAAVLYLRIAPGARAAAMGEAYVAIADDATATHWNPAGLGSYPLSPSWKEADIPASFQPITAVAALKTRGGNNYAAYDVWAITAKGLARYDNKKWYEYELFETRTDQTVEKIVGSYFNITDQTRIEAVAKRVAVANNKKDYAWLEELIGKINAGIPENYGLKKSLAESLDTLLAGYDRCLINWDAVFDAEKKYNEGMEDGSISEGEMDKITFAIDKARTRFIPEELVIMYSAYFDGEPTALASAGGNLLVGTDKGLYSFNGRDWIRFNEQNGLPSLNITAISASGSDFYIGTDKGVVKSDGFEIMSLGEGEGLPEGPVSALSFAGNGEIWAVVKSHLYHFNGTNWSGTRDYTVVLDDSVEKIARKLALYGSDKEKERLVNLIQSLNRPAADATDSAGTPAELLLEPGQTIRVPFSAGFKGQVNDIYVEPSGRVWFATTYGVIYYENSEWVMPGYREYTVSELGQNLADILSSGGSVPMDAEGYKATVMDINDLESESLRAGKTIRLYRNPTAAPVRSISARGGHTYFATSLGLVEYDGVSWSKVDLESLDKASMVKVETQDDELWFAGSSRIVSKANARTDISAMYVKWLPELADDLYYTFFSAVSHKEGWGTFGGNFTLISYGTITRTGEQGQDLGTFDSYDMALTGSYGTSLTKKLKGGISAKFLYSRLADQGAGTEQGEGTASGFAIDMGLLYHWSSRLSLGLAVTNLGPDMAYIDAAQSDPLPRNFAVGVAYKLLESDYYHLLLTSEVNKSLVGVDDSFREELKQLVLNGGAEFLYANLLALRGGYIFDEEGDIKTATVGVGLGPVGIFKFDFSYIPSNSDVALANTLRVSLAIQP from the coding sequence ATGAAACCGTCCAAACTTCTTACCGGTTTAATCGCCCTGCTGATGGTCATGGCGATGGTTTCAGAGACGTATGCTGACATATCGAATGCGGCCGTGCTCTATCTGCGAATAGCTCCGGGAGCCCGGGCGGCTGCCATGGGTGAGGCTTATGTGGCGATAGCCGATGACGCCACCGCGACTCACTGGAATCCGGCCGGTCTGGGATCGTATCCGTTGTCGCCGAGCTGGAAGGAGGCCGACATTCCGGCGAGCTTTCAGCCGATTACGGCAGTAGCCGCGCTCAAGACCCGCGGCGGCAACAACTATGCCGCGTACGATGTGTGGGCAATCACGGCCAAGGGTCTGGCTCGTTATGACAACAAGAAGTGGTATGAATACGAGTTGTTCGAAACGCGCACCGATCAGACGGTCGAGAAGATAGTGGGTTCGTATTTTAATATAACCGATCAAACGCGAATCGAGGCTGTGGCCAAAAGGGTCGCGGTCGCCAACAACAAGAAAGATTATGCCTGGCTGGAGGAGTTGATCGGCAAGATAAATGCGGGCATACCTGAAAATTATGGTCTTAAGAAGTCTTTGGCGGAATCGCTCGACACGCTTCTCGCCGGCTACGATCGTTGCCTGATTAACTGGGACGCCGTTTTCGATGCCGAGAAGAAGTACAACGAGGGTATGGAAGACGGCAGCATAAGTGAAGGGGAGATGGACAAGATCACCTTCGCGATCGACAAGGCACGTACGCGGTTTATTCCCGAAGAACTGGTCATAATGTATTCGGCGTATTTCGACGGGGAGCCTACGGCGCTGGCATCGGCGGGTGGCAACCTTCTGGTCGGTACCGACAAAGGGCTGTATTCATTCAATGGGCGTGATTGGATCAGGTTCAACGAGCAGAACGGGCTGCCATCGCTCAACATTACTGCCATTAGCGCTTCGGGGAGCGATTTCTATATCGGAACCGATAAAGGTGTTGTCAAGAGCGACGGTTTTGAAATTATGTCTCTCGGTGAAGGGGAAGGGCTTCCGGAGGGACCGGTCAGCGCGCTCTCCTTTGCGGGTAACGGGGAAATCTGGGCGGTCGTGAAGAGCCATCTTTATCATTTCAACGGAACAAACTGGTCCGGAACTCGCGATTATACCGTTGTGCTCGATGACAGTGTGGAGAAGATTGCCAGGAAGCTTGCCCTTTATGGTTCGGACAAGGAAAAGGAGAGACTTGTTAATCTCATTCAGAGCCTGAACCGTCCGGCGGCCGATGCGACCGACAGCGCCGGGACCCCCGCCGAATTGTTACTTGAACCCGGTCAGACCATCAGGGTGCCGTTTTCGGCCGGTTTTAAGGGGCAGGTGAACGATATCTATGTTGAGCCTTCCGGCCGCGTCTGGTTTGCCACCACGTACGGCGTCATATATTACGAAAATTCTGAGTGGGTTATGCCCGGATATCGGGAATACACCGTTTCCGAGCTGGGGCAGAATCTCGCCGATATACTGTCGTCCGGCGGTTCGGTTCCGATGGATGCCGAAGGCTACAAAGCGACCGTCATGGATATCAACGATCTCGAAAGCGAGTCGCTCAGAGCGGGTAAGACAATAAGGCTGTATCGCAATCCGACGGCCGCCCCGGTCAGGAGCATATCCGCTCGCGGCGGGCACACCTATTTCGCGACGAGTCTCGGTCTGGTTGAGTATGATGGTGTGTCGTGGAGCAAGGTGGATCTTGAGAGTCTCGACAAAGCCAGCATGGTTAAGGTTGAGACCCAGGATGACGAGCTCTGGTTTGCCGGAAGCTCAAGGATAGTGAGTAAGGCGAATGCCCGCACGGATATTTCCGCCATGTACGTCAAGTGGTTGCCGGAACTGGCTGATGATTTGTATTATACCTTTTTCTCGGCCGTGTCTCACAAGGAAGGGTGGGGTACATTTGGCGGCAATTTCACGCTGATTTCCTATGGTACCATAACGCGTACCGGCGAGCAGGGACAGGACCTCGGAACATTTGACTCGTATGATATGGCCCTGACCGGTTCGTATGGAACGTCGTTGACCAAGAAGCTCAAGGGCGGAATCTCGGCCAAGTTTCTCTATTCGCGGTTGGCCGACCAGGGAGCGGGTACGGAGCAGGGCGAGGGTACGGCATCGGGATTTGCCATAGATATGGGACTGCTTTATCACTGGTCATCCCGTCTGTCGCTGGGTCTGGCGGTTACGAACCTTGGCCCGGATATGGCCTATATCGACGCCGCCCAGTCTGACCCCCTGCCGCGCAACTTCGCCGTTGGAGTTGCTTACAAGCTGCTGGAGTCGGACTATTACCATCTGCTGTTGACATCAGAGGTGAATAAGTCGTTGGTTGGCGTGGACGACAGTTTCCGCGAGGAGTTGAAGCAGCTGGTGCTTAACGGAGGCGCCGAATTTTTGTATGCCAACCTGCTTGCCCTGAGAGGCGGATATATCTTCGACGAGGAAGGTGATATCAAGACCGCCACGGTTGGTGTCGGTCTGGGACCGGTGGGCATATTCAAGTTCGATTTCTCGTATATTCCGAGCAACAGCGATGTGGCTCTCGCGAACACGCTGAGGGTATCGCTGGCCATACAACCATAG
- a CDS encoding DUF5683 domain-containing protein, producing MRSLLLSIIIATLLCGRVVAVEFAPTPVQDQFKTNLSILAQSDDDEFGDLDREGRAHTDSFEDGVKKPSVLKAAALSALLPGLGEYYVGNKGKAKYFFAAEAATWIGFFAFRTYGAWKEDDYVRFASEKANASLEDKDDEFRDWVGFYEDIYQFNTLGRVSDPDRPYLEDTPENHWLWLSEADQETYRDLKNQSRDAFRKSEFMIGVAIVSRVVSIIDAVRDARRARRSLDDSFGNEQQPRYRFSFDPLNSRQMVSLTVYTPF from the coding sequence ATGCGAAGTTTGTTACTCTCCATAATAATAGCCACGCTTCTGTGCGGGCGGGTGGTGGCCGTAGAGTTTGCACCGACGCCGGTGCAGGACCAGTTTAAGACCAACCTTTCGATACTCGCGCAGTCCGACGATGATGAGTTTGGCGATCTTGACCGGGAGGGACGGGCGCATACGGATTCTTTTGAAGACGGGGTGAAGAAACCGTCGGTTCTGAAGGCGGCGGCTTTATCGGCGTTGTTGCCGGGGCTGGGTGAGTACTATGTGGGGAATAAGGGGAAGGCCAAGTATTTCTTCGCGGCCGAGGCGGCCACCTGGATAGGTTTTTTCGCGTTTCGCACCTATGGCGCGTGGAAAGAAGACGATTATGTTCGTTTCGCCTCGGAAAAGGCGAACGCATCGCTGGAAGACAAGGATGATGAATTCAGGGACTGGGTAGGGTTTTACGAAGATATTTATCAGTTCAATACACTCGGGCGGGTATCGGACCCGGATCGGCCATATCTGGAGGACACACCCGAGAATCACTGGCTGTGGTTGAGCGAAGCCGACCAGGAGACTTACCGGGACCTTAAGAACCAGAGCCGCGACGCTTTCCGGAAGTCCGAATTCATGATCGGAGTGGCGATCGTGAGCCGGGTTGTATCAATCATAGACGCAGTTCGGGACGCCCGCAGGGCGCGCAGGAGTCTTGATGATTCTTTCGGCAACGAACAGCAACCGCGCTATCGTTTCAGTTTCGATCCGTTAAACAGTCGGCAGATGGTGAGCCTGACGGTTTACACTCCGTTTTAA
- a CDS encoding NHL repeat-containing protein, giving the protein MPALVSCTKPDKGVLQQDGSDPLPVALLVEREITGPILNSDLRRPFGLARDARGNIYLNDSGNDRLLRLKADLTADREIGGYGAQTGLLNRPTFVAVDNSLNLMVSDEGNRRVSRYNSQLAFVDALSFYDEDDPLKFGYPSGIAFTDYGEVWVADRDNNQIAIFNNVGKFDRFLGDYGYSGGQLSSPEKIARDERGNFIVCDAGNARVAVYDSYGNFAYETGLDGDSYPIAATADKTLLWVLDRRNSKVLCFDREGYLVFEVGPALPGGESSLKNPSDLIILSSGMLLISDTGNNRLVLCRIVYEDK; this is encoded by the coding sequence TTGCCTGCTCTGGTTTCGTGTACGAAGCCGGATAAGGGTGTTCTGCAGCAGGATGGGTCGGATCCGCTACCGGTGGCGCTGCTGGTCGAAAGAGAAATCACGGGCCCAATCCTCAACAGCGACTTACGACGTCCTTTCGGTTTGGCCAGGGACGCACGGGGGAATATATATCTCAATGATTCAGGAAATGACCGTTTGTTGAGACTCAAGGCCGACCTGACCGCAGACCGTGAGATCGGCGGGTACGGGGCGCAGACGGGACTTCTAAACCGTCCGACCTTTGTGGCGGTGGATAATAGTCTGAATCTGATGGTGTCCGATGAGGGTAATCGCAGGGTCTCCCGTTACAATTCGCAGCTTGCTTTCGTGGATGCTTTGTCGTTTTACGATGAGGATGATCCGTTGAAATTCGGGTATCCATCGGGGATCGCCTTCACCGACTACGGCGAGGTGTGGGTGGCTGATCGCGACAACAATCAGATAGCAATCTTCAACAACGTCGGCAAGTTCGATCGATTTCTCGGCGACTATGGTTATTCCGGAGGGCAGCTTTCCAGTCCCGAAAAGATTGCCAGAGACGAGCGGGGTAATTTTATCGTCTGTGACGCCGGGAACGCGCGGGTAGCAGTTTATGACAGCTACGGCAATTTCGCCTATGAGACAGGTCTTGATGGCGACAGCTACCCGATAGCGGCGACAGCCGACAAGACGCTTTTATGGGTGCTGGACAGGCGCAACAGTAAGGTGCTGTGTTTTGACCGGGAGGGTTACCTGGTTTTCGAGGTGGGACCGGCTTTGCCGGGGGGGGAATCGTCGCTTAAGAATCCTTCGGATCTGATTATTCTTTCGTCGGGGATGCTCCTGATTTCGGATACCGGGAATAACCGTCTGGTCCTTTGTCGAATCGTATACGAAGACAAGTAG